Proteins co-encoded in one Erinaceus europaeus chromosome 2, mEriEur2.1, whole genome shotgun sequence genomic window:
- the LOC132532665 gene encoding homeobox protein ESX1-like, whose product MSAQSSPVHQSTLSQRRRERTFFTDKQLQELQRYFKKNLYPSAWEQEVLAQQMNLKKDIVRVWFKNQRAKLSRLKSKPSRIPQKTEVFQPIKTVLASPHGVHQLPVVPAPYKPNTKSSAPAPSQSAQRATMAAPAPTYTCHTKTLRKRTVFTEGQLQELKRYFEQNQYPGYGELVALAQRLQLEEDRISVWFSNQRARTKDKFIRDPQGIQDPCSIAPALSPTTGGAKCQADAELCSIGIQTSDEPKVLMDKAPAPSSEAADPDPSLLTQQAPPDQRSPSHTVPAPQPPTLLQEGPRTQETLLSKPPPTQKTPQTSASPGRDYPTCRTSQVLNVLKSGSFLCLMWVTPLAETPEQMQTT is encoded by the coding sequence ATGTCTGCACAGAGTTCCCCAGTACATCAAAGCACCCTGAGTCAAAGGAGGCGGGAGCGCACTTTCTTCACGGATAAGCAGCTGCAGGAACTTCAGAGGTATTTTAAGAAAAACTTGTACCCAAGTGCCTGGGAGCAGGAAGTCCTGGCCCAGCAAATGAACCTCAAGAAGGACATCGTGAGGGTTTGGTTTAAGAATCAGCGGGCCAAACTCTCTAGATTAAAGAGCAAACCCTCAAGAATACCTCAGAAGACGGAGGTATTCCAGCCTATCAAGACAGTCTTGGCCTCTCCACATGGGGTCCACCAGTTACCAGTTGTTCCTGCACCCTACAAACCCAACACCAAGTCCTCAGCTCCTGCCCCTTCCCAAAGTGCTCAGAGGGCCACCATGgctgccccagcccccacctacactTGTCACACCAAGACCCTGAGGAAGCGCACGGTCTTCACAGAGGGGCAGCTACAAGAACTCAAGAGGTACTTTGAGCAGAACCAGTATCCAGGTTATGGGGAGCTTGTGGCCTTGGCACAGAGACTGCAACTAGAGGAGGATCGAATCTCTGTGTGGTTCTCCAACCAAAGAGCCCGGACAAAGGATAAGTTCATAAGGGACCCTCAGGGGATCCAGGACCCCTGTTCCATTGCTCCAGCTCTGTCTCCCACCACAGGAGGCGCCAAGTGCCAGGCTGACGCTGAACTCTGTAGCATTGGAATCCAGACTTCTGATGAGCCCAAGGTTTTAATGGACAAAGCTCCTGCCCCCAGTTCTGAAGCTGCAGACCCTGACCCTTCACTCCTGACGCAGCAGGCCCCGCCAGACCAAAGAAGCCCTAGCCACACAGTCCCAGCGCCACAACCCCCGACTCTGCTCCAGGAGGGCCCAAGAACTCAGGAGACCTTGCTGTCCAAGCCCCCGCCTACACAGAAGACCCCTCAGACTTCAGCTTCCCCTGGGAGAGACTACCCCACTTGTAGAACATCACAGGTCTTGAACGTTTTGAAATCAGGGAGTTTTCTCTGTCTAATGTGGGTCACCCCACTAGCTGAAACACCAGAACAAATGCAGACCACCTGA